The following are from one region of the Candidatus Micrarchaeia archaeon genome:
- a CDS encoding DUF1801 domain-containing protein: MNKIDEYISKQKSSQKEICIKLKKIILKNYPDSSEDMKWGVPSYLDGKCYFVALKDHVNLGFSIKNLSKEQIEKLKGSGKTMRVLEFKSLEKINEKEILSFLK, encoded by the coding sequence ATGAACAAAATTGATGAATACATTTCAAAACAAAAAAGTTCACAAAAGGAAATTTGTATTAAGTTAAAGAAAATAATATTGAAGAATTACCCCGATTCAAGTGAAGATATGAAATGGGGTGTTCCCTCTTACCTTGATGGGAAATGTTACTTTGTAGCATTGAAAGATCATGTCAATTTAGGTTTTTCTATTAAGAATTTATCAAAGGAACAAATTGAAAAGTTGAAAGGAAGTGGTAAAACAATGCGTGTTTTGGAATTTAAATCATTAGAAAAAATAAATGAAAAGGAAATACTTTCATTTTTAAAATAA
- a CDS encoding DNA alkylation repair protein, translating into MNSILIPLRKELQSNSDEKLKESSKRFFKEKIKVYGMKTSLCSQISKKYYSEVKDKTKKEIFELCEELFKSGYMEESFIACNWSYNVHKQFEEKDIFVFEKWIENYVTNWATCDTLCNHTIGEFMEMYPKQVSILKKWAKSKNMWMRRAAAVSLIVPAKRGLFFKEALEIADILMMDKEDLVQKGYGWLLKEESRTKQKDIFNYVIKNKKVMPRTALRYAIEKMPQELRKKAMVKE; encoded by the coding sequence ATGAATTCAATTTTAATTCCATTACGTAAAGAGCTTCAGAGCAATTCTGACGAAAAGCTTAAAGAAAGTTCAAAACGTTTCTTTAAAGAGAAAATCAAAGTTTATGGTATGAAAACCTCATTATGTAGTCAAATTTCTAAAAAGTATTATTCAGAAGTAAAAGACAAAACAAAAAAAGAAATTTTTGAATTGTGTGAAGAGTTATTTAAGTCCGGGTACATGGAAGAATCATTTATAGCATGTAACTGGTCCTATAACGTCCACAAACAATTTGAAGAAAAAGATATTTTTGTATTTGAAAAGTGGATAGAAAATTATGTTACAAATTGGGCTACTTGTGATACTTTATGTAATCATACTATTGGAGAATTTATGGAAATGTATCCCAAACAAGTTTCAATTTTAAAAAAATGGGCAAAATCTAAAAACATGTGGATGCGCCGTGCAGCGGCAGTTTCATTAATAGTTCCTGCGAAGAGAGGTCTTTTCTTCAAGGAAGCGTTAGAAATAGCAGACATTTTAATGATGGACAAGGAAGATTTAGTACAAAAGGGTTATGGTTGGTTACTCAAAGAAGAGAGTAGAACAAAACAAAAAGACATTTTCAATTATGTAATTAAAAACAAAAAAGTTATGCCCCGAACGGCCTTAAGATATGCAATTGAGAAAATGCCACAAGAATTAAGAAAAAAGGCAATGGTGAAAGAATGA
- a CDS encoding ankyrin repeat domain-containing protein: protein MVNSNISIEKKDQSKNGKFDAQGIKDKYENALEKNEIKLLSKKLLIAVQENKIEDVKELLKLGADVNTQGDLDRTPLMWAVNENNIEIAKLLIKNSADLDIQDRYGWTALTKTIGKDNIEITKLLIEHGAKLDIQDSEGRTVLLLAVLKNNIEITKLLIENSADLNLQDKDGWTALTWAAVFSNGNTEIAKMLIEKGANLDVRDCEGKTALMRAVRVEKWKTTAPPCWIVEVENIQITDLLIEKGAKLDIQDNEGKTTLMWAVNKSNIQITELLIGKGANLNLQDKKGRTALILAVNEYKIKMTKLLIEKGAKLEVKDNEGYTAFSIANEKNYIEITAALRESKSKSVN, encoded by the coding sequence ATGGTAAATAGTAATATTTCAATTGAAAAAAAAGATCAATCAAAAAACGGAAAATTTGATGCTCAAGGAATTAAAGATAAATATGAAAATGCACTTGAGAAAAATGAAATAAAGTTGTTAAGTAAAAAATTATTAATAGCAGTTCAAGAAAACAAAATTGAAGATGTAAAGGAGTTATTAAAATTAGGAGCGGATGTTAATACACAAGGAGACTTAGACAGGACTCCTCTCATGTGGGCAGTTAATGAAAACAATATTGAAATAGCCAAATTGTTAATAAAAAACAGCGCGGATTTAGATATTCAAGATAGATATGGTTGGACTGCTCTTACGAAAACTATAGGTAAAGATAATATTGAAATAACCAAATTATTAATAGAACATGGTGCTAAATTAGATATTCAAGACAGTGAAGGTAGAACTGTTCTCTTGTTAGCAGTTCTGAAAAACAATATTGAAATAACCAAATTATTAATAGAGAACAGTGCAGATTTAAATCTACAAGATAAAGATGGCTGGACTGCTCTCACGTGGGCTGCAGTTTTTAGTAACGGTAATACAGAAATAGCCAAAATGTTAATAGAAAAAGGTGCGAATTTAGATGTTCGAGATTGTGAAGGTAAAACCGCTCTCATGCGTGCAGTTAGAGTAGAAAAATGGAAAACAACTGCTCCCCCCTGTTGGATAGTTGAAGTAGAAAATATTCAAATAACAGATTTGTTAATAGAAAAAGGTGCTAAGTTAGATATTCAAGATAATGAAGGTAAAACTACTCTCATGTGGGCAGTTAATAAAAGTAATATTCAAATAACTGAATTGTTAATAGGAAAAGGCGCAAATTTAAATCTTCAAGATAAAAAAGGCAGGACTGCTCTGATATTGGCAGTTAACGAATACAAAATTAAAATGACCAAATTGTTAATAGAGAAAGGTGCTAAGTTAGAAGTTAAAGATAATGAAGGTTATACGGCCTTTAGTATTGCCAATGAAAAAAATTATATAGAAATAACAGCAGCATTACGTGAATCTAAATCTAAAAGTGTAAATTAA